A window from Streptomyces sp. NBC_00335 encodes these proteins:
- a CDS encoding GDSL-type esterase/lipase family protein produces the protein MSTREAGPDAVTAPRTNEDDGTAAAGPWLDPGPFLRGVAWLDGGRPVRADPADTMRLPWDTGERATLPIGVRLEFTAAAARAVEIHYRATVPGPTDALRDLAHGFALWDRHGVVGELYTEPAAEAVVRLELPGGSGPFTIHPPETQSPLILGLRGIGGPLAPAPPATRWVVHGDSITEGWWSTRPAHGWPAVAGRALGWDTVNLGYAGAARGELACAEQLAGLPADVLTLAFGTNCWSRVPFSAPLLYETTRAFLELVRQGHPRTPLLLLSPLLRPDAERTPNKLGATLGALRDAMERATRERIAAGDERLVLLPGREVLGPEHLADGLHPNDAGHRTLGLAVATAMKRAGFDPG, from the coding sequence ATGAGCACACGGGAAGCAGGACCCGACGCGGTCACGGCCCCGCGCACGAACGAAGACGACGGCACCGCCGCCGCCGGGCCGTGGCTGGACCCCGGCCCCTTCCTGCGCGGTGTGGCCTGGCTGGACGGGGGCCGCCCCGTGCGGGCCGACCCGGCCGACACCATGCGGCTGCCCTGGGACACCGGCGAGCGGGCCACCCTGCCCATCGGGGTGCGCCTGGAGTTCACCGCGGCCGCCGCCCGGGCGGTGGAGATCCACTACCGGGCGACCGTGCCCGGCCCCACCGACGCGCTCCGCGACCTCGCGCACGGGTTCGCCCTGTGGGACCGGCACGGGGTGGTCGGCGAGCTGTACACCGAGCCGGCTGCCGAGGCCGTCGTACGGCTCGAACTGCCCGGCGGCTCCGGACCGTTCACCATCCACCCGCCCGAGACCCAGTCCCCGCTGATCCTCGGCCTGCGCGGGATCGGCGGCCCGCTCGCCCCCGCGCCGCCCGCCACCCGCTGGGTGGTGCACGGAGACTCCATCACCGAGGGCTGGTGGTCGACCCGGCCCGCGCACGGCTGGCCCGCGGTGGCCGGGCGGGCGCTCGGCTGGGACACCGTCAACCTCGGCTACGCGGGCGCGGCGCGCGGGGAACTGGCCTGCGCCGAGCAGCTCGCCGGACTCCCCGCCGACGTCCTCACCCTCGCCTTCGGCACCAACTGCTGGTCCCGCGTGCCCTTTTCGGCCCCGCTCCTGTACGAGACCACCCGCGCGTTCCTCGAACTGGTCCGCCAGGGCCACCCCCGCACCCCGCTGCTCCTCCTCTCCCCGCTGCTGCGCCCGGACGCGGAACGCACCCCGAACAAGCTGGGCGCCACCCTGGGCGCGCTGCGCGACGCGATGGAGCGCGCCACCCGGGAGCGGATCGCCGCCGGGGACGAGCGGCTGGTGCTGCTGCCGGGGCGGGAGGTGCTGGGCCCCGAGCACTTGGCGGACGGACTGCACCCCAACGACGCCGGACACCGCACGCTCGGCCTCGCTGTGGCCACGGCCATGAAGCGGGCCGGGTTCGACCCGGGGTGA
- a CDS encoding sensor histidine kinase, protein MTGALLSMLGAAGGALLLGLGWFGGRRQARRGERALGLDLGTPVERATFHTLHTASLAAPPLRAGLTEDAARKAARRLRSLLGTEALCLTDREHVLAWDGPGADHHERRVMARVAVMLDSGRSQSVRTECERPDCPLKWAVVAPLTGEDGMLGALVAYGSRESAVLVRAATEVARWVSVQLELSELDRSRTRLMEAEIKALRAQISPHFIFNSLAAIASFVRTDPERARDLLLEFADFTRYSFRRHGEFTTLAEELRSIEQYLALAGARFGERLKLTLQVAPEVLPVALPFLCLQPLVENAVKHGLEDSTEECKITIAARDAGAEALITIEDNGVGMDPALLRRILAGEHAGSSSGIGLTNVDERLRQVYGDGHGLVIETGVGAGMKITVRIPKYRAGVHSSTPPGRIPRR, encoded by the coding sequence ATGACCGGAGCACTGCTCTCGATGCTCGGCGCGGCCGGCGGGGCGCTCTTGCTGGGGCTCGGCTGGTTCGGCGGACGGCGGCAGGCCCGGCGGGGCGAGCGCGCCCTCGGCCTCGACCTCGGCACCCCCGTCGAACGGGCCACCTTCCACACCCTGCACACCGCCTCCCTCGCCGCTCCCCCGCTGCGCGCCGGCCTCACCGAGGACGCCGCCCGCAAGGCCGCCCGGCGCCTGCGCTCCCTCCTCGGCACCGAGGCCCTGTGCCTGACGGACCGCGAACACGTCCTCGCCTGGGACGGCCCGGGCGCCGACCACCACGAGCGCCGGGTGATGGCCCGGGTCGCGGTGATGCTGGACTCGGGACGCAGCCAGAGCGTGCGCACCGAGTGCGAGCGGCCCGACTGCCCCCTCAAGTGGGCCGTGGTGGCCCCGCTGACCGGCGAGGACGGGATGCTGGGCGCGCTGGTGGCCTACGGCTCGCGGGAGTCGGCGGTGCTGGTGCGGGCCGCCACCGAGGTCGCGCGCTGGGTGTCCGTACAGCTGGAGCTGTCCGAGCTGGACCGTTCGCGGACCCGGCTGATGGAAGCCGAGATCAAGGCGCTGCGCGCACAGATCTCCCCGCACTTCATCTTCAACTCCCTGGCCGCGATCGCCTCGTTCGTGCGCACCGATCCGGAACGGGCACGGGATCTGCTGCTGGAGTTCGCCGACTTCACCCGTTACTCCTTCCGGCGGCACGGGGAGTTCACCACGCTGGCCGAGGAGTTGCGGTCCATCGAGCAGTACCTGGCGCTGGCCGGGGCCCGGTTCGGGGAACGGCTCAAGCTGACCTTGCAGGTGGCACCCGAGGTGCTGCCGGTGGCGCTGCCGTTCCTGTGCCTGCAGCCGCTGGTGGAGAACGCGGTCAAGCACGGGCTGGAGGACTCCACCGAGGAGTGCAAGATCACCATCGCGGCCCGGGACGCCGGCGCGGAGGCGCTGATCACCATCGAGGACAACGGCGTCGGGATGGATCCGGCCCTGCTGCGCCGGATCCTGGCCGGGGAGCACGCGGGCTCCTCCTCGGGCATCGGGCTGACCAATGTGGACGAGCGGCTGCGCCAGGTCTACGGGGACGGCCACGGGCTCGTCATCGAAACGGGCGTGGGCGCGGGCATGAAGATAACGGTGCGGATTCCCAAATACCGTGCGGGGGTGCACAGTTCGACACCACCTGGCCGAATTCCCCGGCGCTGA
- a CDS encoding VOC family protein: MITTDFVPGSPCWLDLGTPDVPAASAFYGGVLGWDYESMGAGEDMEGGMFRKDGKIVAGLGKLTEEGARPAWMIYYSVPDAEATTRAVRSAGGAVRVEPRKLDEWGTMAQYSDPLGGQFAVWQPGDNKGVDLVDQPGSLSWTELYTSDAAAAREFYGGVFGWQFNDMPMPGGEGTYTLITPAGQPEGRMQGGLMELSAEDLAVAGGRPYWHPVFRVTDCDATVAEVTARGGSVQMGPADAQDVGRLAVCLDPSNADFVVLDPSQD; encoded by the coding sequence ATGATCACCACTGACTTCGTCCCCGGCTCCCCCTGCTGGCTCGACCTCGGCACACCCGACGTCCCCGCCGCCTCGGCCTTCTACGGAGGCGTCCTCGGGTGGGACTACGAGTCCATGGGCGCGGGAGAGGACATGGAAGGCGGCATGTTCCGGAAGGACGGCAAGATCGTCGCGGGGCTCGGCAAGCTCACCGAGGAGGGCGCCCGCCCCGCCTGGATGATCTACTACAGCGTCCCCGACGCCGAGGCCACGACCCGGGCCGTCCGCAGCGCCGGCGGCGCCGTACGGGTGGAGCCGCGCAAGCTCGACGAGTGGGGCACGATGGCGCAGTACAGCGACCCGCTCGGGGGCCAGTTCGCCGTCTGGCAGCCCGGGGACAACAAGGGCGTCGACCTCGTGGACCAGCCGGGTTCGCTGTCCTGGACCGAGCTGTACACGAGCGACGCCGCGGCCGCCCGGGAGTTCTACGGGGGCGTCTTCGGCTGGCAGTTCAACGACATGCCGATGCCGGGCGGCGAGGGCACGTACACCCTGATCACCCCGGCCGGGCAGCCCGAGGGGCGCATGCAGGGCGGCCTCATGGAGCTCTCGGCCGAGGACCTCGCCGTGGCGGGCGGACGGCCGTACTGGCACCCGGTCTTCCGCGTCACCGACTGTGACGCGACGGTCGCCGAGGTCACCGCGCGCGGCGGCAGCGTGCAGATGGGTCCCGCGGACGCCCAGGACGTCGGCCGGCTGGCCGTCTGCCTCGACCCGTCGAACGCCGACTTCGTGGTGCTGGACCCGTCCCAGGACTGA
- a CDS encoding sodium/solute symporter codes for MNQTYALTAVAVVVLVTVLVGALGLRISRTTSDFYVASRTVGPRLNAAAIGGEYLSAASFLGVAGLVLLQGPQMLWYPVGYTAGYLVLLVLIAAPLRRSGAYTLPDFAEARLESQAVRRIAVLFVLGVGWLYLLPQLQGAGLTLEILTGAPHWVGGVVVACVVTAAVAAGGMRSITFVQAFQYWLKLTALLVPAFFLLAAWAGDGAPRASFDAPAVFREHTAVTLAEDVRLSLDAPLTVTVTGQVDGRAYAGQSVTLGAGQHSVRAHARLEFAPHSPVPQGRAEAGPGVSSWSEPLSGDRPELRLYATYGLILATFLGTMGLPHVAVRFYTSPNGRAARRTTLVVLGLVGAFYLLPPVYGTLGRIYTPELALTGEADAVVLVLPARVVGGLAGDLLGALLAGGAFAAFLSTASGLTMAVAGVLHQDVLPARGVRSFRVAVLVAILVPLAGSALVTEVPVADAVGLAFAVSASSFCPLLVLGIWWRGLTPPGAVAGLVTGGGAALSAVLATRAGLAPAGWANTLLAWPAVWSVPLGFLTMVLVSLGTRGRIPPGTAATLARLHLPEDVAEATHTDRSTAHGPKQHTMTGALLSEEGGTP; via the coding sequence GTGAACCAGACGTACGCGCTGACCGCGGTCGCCGTCGTCGTCCTGGTCACGGTGCTGGTCGGCGCGCTGGGCCTGCGCATATCCCGTACCACCTCGGACTTCTACGTGGCTTCGCGCACGGTCGGCCCGCGCCTCAACGCGGCGGCCATCGGCGGCGAGTACCTCTCGGCGGCCTCCTTCCTCGGCGTGGCCGGGCTGGTGCTGCTCCAGGGGCCGCAGATGCTCTGGTACCCGGTGGGCTACACCGCCGGGTACCTGGTGCTGCTGGTGCTGATCGCGGCCCCGCTGCGGCGCTCGGGCGCGTACACGCTGCCCGACTTCGCCGAGGCCCGGCTCGAATCGCAGGCGGTGCGCCGGATCGCGGTGCTGTTCGTGCTCGGCGTCGGCTGGCTGTACCTGCTGCCGCAGCTCCAGGGCGCGGGCCTGACGCTGGAGATCCTGACGGGGGCACCGCACTGGGTGGGCGGGGTGGTCGTCGCCTGTGTGGTGACGGCGGCGGTGGCGGCCGGCGGGATGCGGTCCATCACCTTCGTGCAGGCCTTCCAGTACTGGCTGAAGCTCACCGCGCTGCTGGTGCCCGCGTTCTTCCTGCTGGCGGCCTGGGCGGGGGACGGCGCCCCGCGCGCCTCCTTCGACGCCCCGGCGGTGTTCCGCGAGCACACCGCGGTCACGCTGGCCGAGGACGTACGGCTGTCCCTGGACGCACCGCTGACGGTGACGGTGACCGGGCAGGTGGACGGGCGCGCGTACGCGGGGCAGTCCGTGACCCTCGGCGCCGGGCAGCATTCCGTACGGGCGCACGCGCGGCTGGAGTTCGCCCCGCACTCCCCGGTGCCGCAGGGCCGGGCGGAGGCCGGACCGGGGGTGTCGAGCTGGTCGGAGCCGCTGTCCGGGGACCGGCCGGAGCTGCGGCTGTACGCCACGTACGGGCTGATCCTGGCCACCTTCCTCGGGACCATGGGGCTGCCGCACGTGGCGGTGCGCTTCTACACGAGCCCGAACGGCCGGGCGGCGCGCCGCACCACGCTGGTGGTGCTCGGCCTGGTCGGCGCCTTCTACCTGCTGCCGCCGGTGTACGGGACGCTGGGCCGGATCTACACCCCGGAGCTGGCCCTGACCGGGGAGGCGGACGCGGTGGTGCTGGTGCTGCCGGCCCGGGTGGTCGGCGGGCTCGCCGGGGACCTGCTGGGGGCGTTGCTGGCGGGCGGCGCGTTCGCGGCGTTCCTGTCCACGGCTTCGGGACTGACGATGGCGGTGGCGGGGGTGCTGCACCAGGACGTGCTGCCCGCGCGCGGGGTGCGCAGTTTCCGGGTCGCGGTGCTGGTGGCGATCCTGGTGCCGCTGGCCGGGAGCGCACTGGTGACGGAGGTGCCGGTGGCGGACGCGGTGGGGCTGGCCTTCGCGGTGTCGGCGTCCTCGTTCTGCCCGCTGCTGGTGCTGGGGATCTGGTGGCGCGGACTGACGCCGCCGGGGGCGGTGGCCGGGCTGGTGACGGGGGGCGGGGCGGCCTTGAGCGCGGTGCTGGCGACGCGGGCCGGGCTGGCGCCGGCGGGGTGGGCGAACACGCTGCTGGCATGGCCGGCGGTGTGGTCGGTTCCGCTGGGGTTCCTGACGATGGTGCTGGTGTCGCTGGGTACGCGCGGGCGGATCCCGCCGGGCACGGCGGCGACGCTGGCGCGGCTGCACCTGCCGGAGGACGTGGCGGAGGCGACGCACACGGACCGGAGCACTGCTCACGGCCCGAAGCAGCACACCATGACCGGAGCACTGCTCTCGGAGGAGGGCGGCACACCATGA
- a CDS encoding sigma-70 family RNA polymerase sigma factor encodes MSPMSSTAGAVTVSRRRTDAYALARLEREHGKALHGFLLGLTFGDRHRAEDLVQETLFRAWKHPEALESSAHASMRPWLYTVARRVAIDARRARLSRPAEVGPDGLEQSPADEDRTERSVAVLDVREALRLLSPDHRAVLLLIYFRGASVCEAAEALGVPAGTVKSRTYYALRALRALLPGYDDGHLRP; translated from the coding sequence ATGTCGCCCATGTCCTCGACCGCCGGCGCCGTCACGGTCAGCCGCCGCCGCACCGACGCGTACGCCCTCGCCCGGCTGGAGAGGGAACACGGCAAGGCGCTCCACGGATTCCTCCTCGGCCTCACCTTCGGTGACCGCCACCGGGCCGAGGACCTCGTCCAGGAGACCCTGTTCCGGGCCTGGAAACATCCCGAGGCCCTGGAGAGCAGCGCCCACGCCTCCATGCGGCCCTGGCTGTACACCGTCGCCCGGCGCGTTGCCATCGACGCCCGCCGGGCCCGGCTGTCGCGCCCGGCCGAGGTCGGGCCCGACGGGCTGGAACAGTCCCCGGCCGACGAGGACCGCACCGAGCGGTCCGTCGCCGTCCTCGACGTCCGCGAAGCCCTGCGATTACTCAGCCCCGATCACCGGGCCGTGCTCCTGCTCATCTACTTCCGCGGGGCCAGCGTCTGCGAGGCCGCCGAAGCGCTCGGCGTACCCGCCGGCACGGTCAAGTCCCGTACGTACTACGCCCTGCGGGCCCTGCGCGCCCTCCTGCCCGGCTACGATGACGGCCACCTCCGCCCGTGA
- a CDS encoding SCO0930 family lipoprotein, with the protein MGIKRGTTLAAVAVVVALTATACGGSDSAGDTVKPAGAVAAPSQAPSSGDGYGSGAGSDAGADGAAEPAGQLAIAQDEKLGSVLADSAGFTLYRFDKDTAKPSKSSCDGDCAKVWPVVAAGDATAAAGMDPALLGEVVRTDGSKQLTVAGWPVYRYSKDAKAGDTNGQGVGGTWFAAAPDGKKAAKAAAAPAPGGAGQASGALTVAKDPKLGDHIVDGNGMTVYRFKPDTAWPMVSKCEGACVAKWPVVPPVDQANAKGIIQKNYLVLDRPDGKKQQTVNCWPVYTFTGDKKAGDINGQGVGGTWYAVAPDGKLITVQ; encoded by the coding sequence ATGGGCATCAAGCGCGGAACCACCCTGGCGGCCGTGGCGGTCGTCGTCGCACTCACCGCGACCGCGTGCGGCGGGAGCGATTCGGCGGGCGACACCGTCAAGCCGGCCGGAGCGGTCGCAGCTCCCTCCCAGGCCCCCTCCTCGGGCGACGGTTACGGATCCGGTGCGGGCTCCGACGCCGGCGCGGACGGCGCAGCCGAGCCCGCCGGTCAACTGGCCATCGCCCAGGACGAGAAGCTCGGCTCCGTCCTCGCCGACAGCGCGGGCTTCACCCTCTACCGCTTCGACAAGGACACCGCGAAGCCGTCCAAGTCCTCCTGCGACGGGGACTGCGCGAAGGTCTGGCCGGTGGTCGCGGCCGGCGACGCCACCGCCGCGGCGGGCATGGACCCGGCGCTGCTGGGCGAGGTGGTCCGTACCGACGGCAGCAAGCAGCTGACGGTGGCGGGCTGGCCCGTGTACCGGTACAGCAAGGACGCCAAGGCGGGCGACACCAACGGGCAGGGCGTGGGCGGCACCTGGTTCGCGGCGGCCCCCGACGGCAAGAAGGCCGCGAAGGCGGCCGCCGCCCCCGCACCCGGCGGCGCGGGCCAGGCCTCCGGTGCGCTGACCGTGGCCAAGGACCCGAAGCTCGGCGACCACATCGTCGACGGCAACGGGATGACGGTCTACCGGTTCAAGCCGGACACCGCGTGGCCCATGGTCTCCAAGTGCGAGGGCGCCTGCGTGGCCAAGTGGCCGGTCGTACCGCCGGTGGACCAGGCGAACGCCAAGGGGATCATCCAGAAGAACTACCTGGTGCTCGACCGCCCCGACGGCAAGAAGCAGCAGACGGTGAACTGCTGGCCCGTCTACACCTTCACCGGTGACAAGAAGGCCGGCGACATCAACGGTCAGGGCGTCGGCGGCACCTGGTACGCGGTCGCCCCCGACGGCAAGCTCATCACCGTCCAGTAG
- a CDS encoding SDR family NAD(P)-dependent oxidoreductase yields MSEGPGGPGIPSAPDTGPDTSPVPDYAALHRLDGRALVLLGAGNGIGRQTAHALAAGGARVLCVDVDEERARAVAAETGGVPYAADVTRREAVRELFAAAPELLGGRPVGGVVDIVGMARYAALPELDDEGWDWHFDLVLRHAWLTVQYGGEAVAAAGGGPLVFVASVSGLTAAPLHAAYGAAKAGLISLVRSAAVELGPRGVRVNAVAPGVVWTPRVAALLGPEGRRVNAENAPLGRVAEPRDIAAALYFLASPQSSYMTGQTLVVDGGVAVKFPYPTVGGAR; encoded by the coding sequence GTGAGCGAGGGCCCCGGCGGCCCCGGCATCCCCTCCGCCCCCGACACCGGCCCCGACACCTCCCCCGTCCCCGACTACGCCGCCCTGCACCGTCTCGACGGCCGCGCCCTCGTCCTGCTCGGCGCGGGCAACGGCATCGGCCGCCAGACCGCGCACGCGCTGGCCGCGGGCGGCGCCCGCGTGCTGTGCGTGGACGTGGACGAGGAGCGGGCCCGCGCGGTCGCCGCGGAGACCGGGGGCGTCCCGTACGCCGCCGACGTCACGCGGCGAGAGGCCGTACGGGAGCTCTTCGCCGCGGCGCCGGAGCTGCTCGGCGGCCGCCCGGTCGGCGGGGTCGTCGACATCGTCGGCATGGCCCGGTACGCCGCTCTGCCCGAGCTGGACGACGAGGGCTGGGACTGGCACTTCGACCTGGTGCTGCGGCACGCCTGGCTGACGGTCCAGTACGGCGGCGAGGCCGTCGCCGCGGCCGGCGGCGGACCGCTGGTCTTCGTCGCCTCCGTCTCCGGGCTCACCGCGGCCCCGCTGCACGCCGCCTACGGCGCCGCGAAGGCCGGCCTGATCTCCTTGGTGCGCTCGGCGGCGGTAGAGCTGGGCCCGCGCGGGGTACGGGTCAACGCGGTGGCACCGGGGGTGGTGTGGACCCCGCGGGTCGCCGCCCTGCTGGGGCCCGAGGGGCGCCGGGTCAACGCGGAGAACGCCCCGCTGGGCCGGGTCGCGGAGCCCCGGGACATCGCGGCGGCGCTGTACTTCCTGGCTTCGCCGCAGTCCTCGTACATGACGGGGCAGACGCTGGTCGTGGACGGCGGCGTCGCCGTGAAGTTCCCGTACCCGACGGTCGGAGGCGCACGATGA
- a CDS encoding GuaB1 family IMP dehydrogenase-related protein codes for MKYVRSSTALSGSPPNDWDVQHVRFLNDLKPPYDLTYDDVFMVPSRSAVGSRQGVDLSAPDGTGTTIPLVVANMTAIAGRRMAETVARRGGIVVIPQDIPIDVVTDVISWVKTRHLVLDTPITLAPTQTVADALSLLPKRAHGAGVVVDADGRPVGVVTDHDLTGVDRFTQLSEVMSKELLLIDADIDPREAFTKLDAGHRKLAPAVDKDGKLVGILTRKAALRATLYTPATDANGKLRIAAAVGINGDFVAKAKQLLDAGVDTLVIDTAHGHQESMISAIKAVRALDPQVPIVAGNIVAAEGVKDLIDAGADIIKVGVGPGAMCTTRMMTGVGRPQFSAVLECAAEAKKHGKHVWADGGVRHPRDVAMALAAGASNVMIGSWFAGTYESPGDLQQSADGRLYKESFGMASARAVQNRTSEESSYDRARKGLFEEGISTSRMFLDPARPGVEDLIDSIIAGVRSSCTYAGAASLAEFEEKAVVGIQSAAGYAEGKPLHASWS; via the coding sequence ATGAAGTACGTGCGTTCCTCGACTGCCCTGTCGGGGTCACCTCCGAACGACTGGGATGTTCAGCACGTGCGTTTTCTCAATGACCTGAAGCCGCCGTACGACCTGACGTACGACGATGTGTTCATGGTGCCGAGCCGCTCCGCGGTCGGTTCCCGGCAGGGCGTCGACCTTTCCGCGCCTGACGGCACCGGCACCACCATTCCGCTGGTCGTGGCCAACATGACCGCCATCGCCGGCCGCCGGATGGCCGAGACGGTCGCCCGCCGCGGCGGCATCGTCGTCATCCCGCAGGACATCCCGATCGACGTCGTCACCGACGTGATCTCCTGGGTGAAGACCCGCCACCTCGTGCTCGACACCCCGATCACGCTGGCGCCCACCCAGACCGTCGCCGACGCGCTGTCGCTGCTGCCCAAGCGCGCACACGGCGCCGGCGTGGTCGTCGACGCGGACGGCCGCCCGGTGGGCGTCGTCACCGACCACGACCTGACCGGCGTGGACCGCTTCACCCAGCTCTCCGAGGTCATGTCGAAGGAGCTCCTGCTCATCGACGCCGACATCGACCCCCGCGAGGCCTTCACCAAGCTCGACGCCGGCCACCGCAAGCTGGCCCCCGCCGTCGACAAGGACGGCAAGCTCGTCGGCATCCTCACCCGCAAGGCCGCGCTGCGCGCGACCCTGTACACCCCGGCCACCGACGCCAACGGCAAGCTGCGCATCGCCGCCGCCGTCGGCATCAACGGCGACTTCGTGGCCAAGGCCAAGCAGCTGCTCGACGCGGGCGTGGACACGCTCGTCATCGACACCGCGCACGGCCACCAGGAATCGATGATCAGCGCGATCAAGGCCGTCCGCGCCCTCGACCCGCAGGTCCCGATCGTGGCCGGCAACATCGTCGCCGCCGAGGGCGTCAAGGACCTGATCGACGCCGGCGCCGACATCATCAAGGTCGGTGTGGGCCCGGGCGCCATGTGCACCACCCGCATGATGACCGGCGTGGGCCGCCCGCAGTTCTCCGCGGTGCTGGAGTGCGCGGCCGAGGCGAAGAAGCACGGCAAGCACGTCTGGGCCGACGGCGGCGTCCGTCACCCGCGCGACGTGGCGATGGCGCTGGCCGCCGGTGCGTCCAACGTCATGATCGGCTCCTGGTTCGCCGGTACGTACGAGTCCCCGGGCGACCTTCAGCAGTCGGCCGACGGCCGCCTGTACAAGGAGTCCTTCGGCATGGCCTCCGCGCGCGCGGTCCAGAACCGCACCTCGGAGGAGTCCTCCTACGACCGCGCCCGCAAGGGTCTGTTCGAAGAGGGCATCTCCACCTCGCGGATGTTCCTGGACCCGGCCCGTCCGGGCGTCGAGGACCTGATCGACTCGATCATCGCGGGCGTCCGCTCCTCCTGCACCTACGCCGGTGCGGCCTCCCTCGCGGAGTTCGAGGAGAAGGCCGTCGTCGGCATCCAGTCCGCCGCGGGCTACGCCGAGGGCAAGCCGCTGCACGCCAGCTGGAGCTAG
- a CDS encoding LytR/AlgR family response regulator transcription factor: MLRVLAVDDEKPLLEELLYLLRSDPRVLSAEGASDATEALRRITRALESGPDGADVIDVVFLDIHMAGLTGLDIARLLAGFARPPLIVFVTAHEGFAVQAFDLKAVDYVLKPVRPERLAEAVRRACAQSGRSGEQPPAAAAEAVPAVPAARAAAPETPGAPLAAVAASAASAAARGADRAPDQIAVELGGVTRFVAISDIAYVEAQGDYARLHTDEGSHLVRIPLSTLEERWAARGFVRIHRRHLVALARIDELRLDAGTTTVRVGAAELQVSRRHTRELRDLLMRQAMG; this comes from the coding sequence ATGCTGCGCGTACTGGCCGTCGACGACGAGAAGCCCCTGCTCGAAGAGCTCCTCTACCTGCTGCGCTCGGACCCCCGGGTGCTCAGCGCCGAAGGCGCCTCGGACGCCACCGAGGCGCTGCGCCGGATCACCAGGGCGCTGGAGAGCGGTCCGGACGGGGCCGACGTCATCGACGTGGTCTTCCTCGACATCCACATGGCCGGGCTGACCGGGCTGGACATCGCCCGGCTGCTGGCCGGGTTCGCGCGGCCGCCGCTGATCGTGTTCGTCACCGCGCACGAGGGGTTCGCCGTACAGGCCTTCGACCTCAAGGCCGTGGACTACGTGCTCAAGCCCGTACGGCCGGAGCGGCTGGCCGAGGCCGTGCGGCGGGCCTGCGCGCAGTCCGGCCGGTCCGGCGAGCAGCCGCCGGCGGCCGCCGCCGAGGCCGTGCCCGCCGTACCGGCGGCCCGCGCGGCCGCGCCCGAGACCCCCGGGGCCCCCCTCGCCGCGGTCGCCGCCTCGGCCGCGTCCGCCGCCGCGCGCGGCGCGGACCGCGCGCCCGACCAGATCGCCGTCGAACTGGGCGGCGTCACCCGCTTCGTGGCGATCTCGGACATCGCGTACGTGGAGGCCCAGGGCGACTACGCCCGGCTGCACACCGACGAGGGCAGCCACCTGGTACGGATCCCGCTGTCCACGCTGGAGGAGCGGTGGGCGGCACGCGGTTTCGTCCGCATCCACCGCCGCCACCTGGTCGCGCTGGCCCGCATCGACGAACTGCGCCTGGACGCGGGCACCACCACGGTCCGCGTCGGCGCGGCCGAACTCCAGGTGAGCCGCAGGCACACGAGGGAGCTGCGGGACCTGCTGATGCGCCAGGCGATGGGCTGA